A genomic segment from Nicotiana tabacum cultivar K326 chromosome 7, ASM71507v2, whole genome shotgun sequence encodes:
- the LOC107775149 gene encoding glycine-rich RNA-binding protein RZ1A-like, producing MADDEYRCFIGNLSWSTSDRGLKDAFEKFGNLVDAKVVLDKFSGRSRGFGFVTFDEKRAMEDAIEAMNGVDLDGRDITVDKAQPDKGSGRDFDSDRPRDRERDRDRGRDRDRGSRDYGGGRGSGGGGDCFNCGKPGHFARECPSEGGRGGRYGGGGGGSRSSGYGPDRNGDRYGSRSGRDGGGRGGGERFSRDRSGPYERRSSGGSRAG from the exons ATGGCAGATGATGAATATCGCTGTTTTATTGGTAACTTGTCATGGTCAACTTCTGATCGAGGATTAAAAGATGCATTTGAGAAGTTTGGAAATCTTGTTGATGCAAAG GTTGTACTTGACAAGTTCTCTGGCCGATCTCGTGGATTTGGTTTTGTTACATTTGATGAAAAGAGAGCAATGGAAGATGCCATTGAAGCAATGAATGGAGTGGACTTAGATGGTCGTGATATTACTGTAGACAAAGCCCAGCCTGACAAAGGTTCAGGTAGAGATTTTGATAGTGATCGACCTCGTGACCGTGAACGTGACCGAGATCGGGGTCGCGATCGCGATCGTGGTAGCCGTGATTATGGAGGTGGACGGGGATCTGGTGGTGGTGGAGACTGCTTTAACTGTGGTAAGCCAGGACACTTTGCCAGAGAATGCCCTAGTGAAGGGGGTAGAGGTGGTCGGTATGGTGGCGGTGGCGGAGGTAGTAGAAGCAGTGGCTATGGACCCGATAGGAACGGAGATCGATATGGAAGCCGCAGCGGCAGAGATGGTGGTGGTCGTGGAGGAGGTGAACGGTTTAGCCGTGATCGTTCCGGACCATACGAACGTCGCAGTTCTGGAGGCTCTCGAGCTGGCTGA
- the LOC107775148 gene encoding vacuolar iron transporter homolog 4-like: protein MAAQNHVQITIPKEHDKQNQVPEEDFDYSQRGQWLRAAVLGANDGLVSTASLMMGVGAVQKNVNTMILTGFAGLFAGACSMAIGEFVSVYSQLDIERAQMKRDKTTGGQNQKHQRQQDEGNKEQLPNPFQAAVASAIAFSLGAIVPILAAAFIADHKVRLGVIVAAVSLALLAFGGIGAFLGRSPMLKSCARVLIGGWMAMAITFGLTKLIGSTGLEI, encoded by the coding sequence ATGGCTGCTCAAAACCATGTGCAAATTACCATCCCTAAAGAACATGACAAACAAAACCAAGTCCCTGAAGAGGACTTTGACTATTCCCAAAGGGGTCAGTGGCTTCGAGCAGCTGTGTTAGGAGCCAATGACGGCTTGGTTTCAACTGCATCTTTGATGATGGGTGTTGGAGCTGTCCAAAAGAATGTCAACACAATGATCCTAACCGGCTTTGCTGGGTTGTTTGCTGGTGCTTGTAGCATGGCCATAGGGGAGTTTGTTTCTGTGTACTCTCAACTAGACATAGAGCGAGCTCAAATGAAGAGAGACAAAACAACAGGAGGACAGAACCAAAAACATCAACGACAACAAGACGAAGGCAACAAGGAGCAGCTGCCAAATCCATTTCAGGCAGCCGTAGCCTCAGCTATTGCATTTTCACTGGGTGCCATTGTGCCAATTCTTGCTGCTGCATTTATAGCAGATCATAAGGTGAGGCTAGGTGTGATTGTGGCTGCAGTGAGCTTGGCATTGTTAGCATTTGGAGGGATTGGTGCTTTTTTGGGCAGAAGTCCTATGCTGAAATCATGTGCCAGAGTTTTAATTGGTGGCTGGATGGCTATGGCCATTACCTTTGGCCTTACCAAACTGATTGGTTCTACTGGCTTGGAGATTTGA
- the LOC107775147 gene encoding vacuolar iron transporter homolog 4-like: MAAQNDVQLTVIKEHDNPNQNEVPEEDFDYSQRAQWLRAGILGANDGLVTTASLMMGVGAVQKDVNAMILVGFAALFAGACSMAIGEFVSVYSQLDIELAQIKRENTIRGQNHEEQGEEDKKEGLPNPFLAAIASAVAFSLGGIIPILAAGFISNHKVRMAVVVAAVSLALFVFGGVGAVLGRTPAVRSCARVLIGGWMAMAITFGLTKLIGSAGMEM; encoded by the coding sequence ATGGCTGCTCAAAACGATGTCCAACTTACTGTCATTAAAGAACATGATAACCCGAACCAAAACGAAGTACCTGAAGAAGATTTTGACTACTCCCAAAGGGCACAATGGCTTAGAGCTGGTATATTAGGAGCCAATGATGGATTGGTTACAACTGCATCTTTGATGATGGGAGTTGGAGCTGTCCAAAAAGACGTTAACGCCATGATCCTAGTCGGCTTTGCAGCATTGTTTGCTGGTGCTTGTAGCATGGCCATAGGAGAGTTTGTTTCTGTGTACTCTCAACTAGACATAGAGTTAGCTCAAATTAAGAGAGAGAACACAATAAGAGGACAGAATCATGAAGAACAAGGAGAAGAAGACAAGAAGGAAGGACTCCCAAATCCATTTCTGGCAGCCATAGCTTCAGCTGTTGCATTTTCATTGGGTGGCATAATACCAATACTTGCTGCTGGATTTATATCTAATCATAAGGTCAGAATGGCTGTGGTGGTGGCTGCAGTGAGCTTGGCATTGTTTGTATTTGGAGGGGTTGGTGCTGTTCTTGGCAGAACTCCTGCAGTGAGGTCTTGTGCCAGAGTTTTAATTGGTGGTTGGATGGCTATGGCCATTACTTTTGGGCTTACCAAACTGATCGGCTCTGCTGGAATGGAGATGTGA